From the genome of Salvelinus fontinalis isolate EN_2023a chromosome 20, ASM2944872v1, whole genome shotgun sequence, one region includes:
- the si:ch211-22i13.2 gene encoding uncharacterized protein DDB_G0271670, producing the protein MSSKVDTVKSESSIRSFERKSTTTESATRGNDRRSTESATRGNDRRSTESAIRGNDRRSTESATRGNDRRSTESATRGNDRRSTESATRGNDRRSTESAIRGNDRRSTESATRGNDRRSTESATRGNDRRSTESATRGNDRRSTESATRGNDRRSTESATRGNDRRSTESATRGNDRRTTESATRDDRRSTSTGKEKRKTKRNRSRSSSSSSSSSSSSSSSSSRSSSRSRSSSSSSDSHSKSRRNSKKRKKEKQHKKKGKKEKKHKRKKDKKMTPEEESAGPGPIQISKYLKERRRKSKYSMITGKKIKMKLKKSKKDKLRDKNRAELLEFLNSTL; encoded by the exons ATG TCCAGCAAAGTAGACACAGTGAAAAGTGAGTCCAGTATAAGAAGTTTTGAAAGAAAAAGTACTACTACTGAGTCTGCCACAAGAGGAAACGACAGAAGAAGTACTGAGTCTGCCACAAGAGGAAATGACAGAAGAAGTACTGAGTCTGCCATAAGAGGAAACGACAGAAGAAGTACTGAGTCGGCCACAAGAGGAAACGACAGAAGAAGTACTGAGTCTGCCACAAGAGGAAACGACAGAAGAAGTACTGAGTCGGCCACAAGAGGAAACGACAGAAGAAGTACTGAGTCTGCCATAAGAGGAAACGACAGAAGAAGTACTGAGTCTGCCACAAGAGGAAACGACAGAAGAAGTACTGAGTCTGCCACAAGAGGAAACGACAGAAGAAGTACTGAGTCTGCCACAAGAGGAAACGACAGAAGAAGTACTGAGTCGGCCACAAGAGGAAACGACAGAAGAAGTACTGAGTCTGCCACAAGAGGAAACGACAGAAGAAGTACTGAGTCTGCCACAAGAGGAAATGACAGAAGGACTACTGAGTCTGCCACAAGAGATGACAGAAGATCTACAAGCACAG ggaaagaaaaaaggaaaacgaAACGGAACCGCAGTAGATCATCTTCCTCATCCAGCTCATCATCCtcgtcatcctcctcatcctcatcccgcTCTTCATCCCGCAGTAGGAGTAGTTCCAGCAGCAGTG ATTCCCACAGCAAATCCAGAAGGAATTCtaagaaaaggaaaaaggaaaaacaACACAAGAAG AAAGGGAAAAAGGAGAAGAAGCATAAACGAAAGAAGGACAAGAAAATGACACCAGAGGAGGAAAGCGCTGGACCTGGACCTATTCAGATCTCCAAG TatttaaaggagaggaggagaaaaagcAAGTACAGCATGATCACAGGAAAGAAGATCAAAATGAAATTGAAGAAGTCCAAGAAAGACAAGCTG AGGGACAAGAATCGCGCCGAACTGCTCGAGTTCCTCAACTCCACGTTGTAA